From a region of the Lactuca sativa cultivar Salinas chromosome 4, Lsat_Salinas_v11, whole genome shotgun sequence genome:
- the LOC111917907 gene encoding PR5-like receptor kinase isoform X1: MIKSQNLLILLILISFSLSIISQKLINCTHSCPGAQINPVPYPFGFSSGCQIQLNCTSDGSILIGEFPVQQINPDGLTVSLPAMCSRPLDALSHLYGEHYAPMSTNAILMENCTEETKNCMVPMATVQTHLKTCSDTLGTYGNVSCYSGDVTSMFLEYENVTRMGCQYLFSGVASEISGDSKVVSIDAQVVKLGWWLKGSCDCSHDADCTNILSPLDGSDGYRCRCKSGIDGDGYKASSGCGEVKGSMGATRRLIIGLSSGIMGIMLMLLVILCRKKRLWENLVALRLGTTTNHDIEIFIRNIGHIAPKRFKYSEIKKMTNSFYEKLGQGGYGSVYKGHMPDGQLVAVKLLSKAIGNGQDFINEVASIGRTSHVNVVTLIGFCFDGKKRALVYVLMSKGSLDKFLRGDICRLEWNTLFQIAKGIARGLEYLHQHCNMRIIHFDIKPHNILLDEDFVPKISDFGLAKLCKRKESLVSVTGARGTAGYMAPEVFFKSFGGASHKSDVYSYGMMVLEMTGARKKNKSNDTSMSEAYFPDWIYKKVESGDNLGVDGVTTEEEEELARKLVMVSLWCIQSDPLDRPSISKVVEMLEGSFQSLQVPPRRFWSSPARHTQDNSPSATQCLSSQGELKMQATEEESSS; encoded by the exons ATGATCAAGTCACAGAATCTCTTGATACTTTTGATCTTGATTTCATTTTCACTCTCCATTATATCTCAAAAGCTCATTAACTGTACCCACTCATGCCCCGGCGCCCAAATTAATCCCGTCCCCTACCCATTCGGCTTCTCCTCTGGCTGCCAAATCCAGCTCAATTGCACATCCGATGGCTCCATTTTAATCGGTGAATTCCCTGTTCAACAAATTAACCCGGATGGGTTAACCGTCAGCCTTCCCGCCATGTGCAGCCGCCCCCTTGACGCCCTCAGCCACCTGTATGGAGAACACTATGCTCCGATGTCTACCAACGCGATCCTCATGGAAAACTGCACCGAAGAGACCAAGAATTGTATGGTTCCGATGGCGACGGTACAAACCCATCTCAAGACTTGCAGCGACACGCTGGGTACTTACGGAAACGTGAGTTGTTACTCTGGTGATGTTACTAGTATGTTTCTTGAATATGAAAACGTGACAAGGATGGGATGTCAGTATTTGTTTTCCGGCGTTGCCTCGGAGATTAGTGGGGATAGCAAGGTGGTGTCTATAGATGCTCAAGTAGTTAAGTTAGGGTGGTGGCTTAAGGGGAGTTGCGACTGTTCTCATGATGCTGATTGTACAAATATTTTGTCTCCGTTGGATGGAAGCGATGGGTATCGGTGTAGGTGTAAAAGCGGTATTGACGGCGATGGGTACAAAGCCAGCTCCGGTTGCGGGGAAGTGAAAG GATCCATGGGAGCTACAAGGAGGTTGATAATAG GACTCTCAAGTGGCATTATGGGAATCATGCTCATGTTGTTGGTGATACTTTGTCGAAAAAAGAGGTTATGGGAAAATCTAGTTGCTCTTAGGCTG GGAACCACAACAAATCATGATATTGAAATATTCATAAGGAACATTGGACATATAGCCCCGAAAAGATTCAAGTATTCGGAAATCAAGAAAATGACAAACTCATTTTATGAGAAACTAGGGCAAGGAGGGTATGGAAGTGTCTACAAAGGACATATGCCTGATGGGCAACTAGTTGCAGTAAAGCTCTTAAGTAAAGCCATTGGAAATGGACAAGATTTCATCAATGAAGTCGCTAGTATCGGTAGAACTTCTCATGTCAACGTAGTCACACTCATAGGCTTCTGCTTTGACGGAAAAAAAAGAGCCCTGGTATATGTGCTCATGTCAAAAGGATCCTTGGATAAGTTTTTACGTGGTGATATATGTCGTCTAGAGTGGAACACGTTATTCCAGATTGCAAAAGGGATTGCACGAGGTCTAGAGTACCTACATCAGCATTGTAACATGAGGATTATTCATTTTGACATAAAGCCTCATAACATTCTATTAGACGAAGACTTTGTTCCAAAAATATCCGACTTCGGGTTGGCTAAGTTGTGCAAGAGGAAAGAGAGTCTTGTATCTGTAACGGGAGCAAGAGGTACCGCTGGATACATGGCCCCTGAAGTATTTTTCAAGAGTTTTGGAGGCGCTTCACATAAATCTGATGTATATAGCTATGGGATGATGGTTCTTGAAATGACAGGTGCACGTAAAAAGAACAAGTCTAACGACACAAGCATGAGTGAAGCATATTTTCCGGATTGGATATACAAGAAAGTAGAAAGTGGAGATAATCTAGGGGTTGATGGGGTGACAaccgaagaagaagaggaattagctAGGAAGTTGGTGATGGTGAGCCTGTGGTGCATCCAGTCTGATCCATTGGATCGACCATCGATAAGTAAAGTTGTGGAGATGTTAGAAGGAAGCTTTCAATCATTACAAGTTCCACCTAGACGTTTTTGGTCGTCTCCCGCAAGGCATACGCAAGACAATTCTCCATCAGCCACACAGTGTTTAAGTAGCCAGGGAGAACTAAAAATGCAGGCTACAGAAGAAGAATCATCTTCCTAA
- the LOC111917907 gene encoding PR5-like receptor kinase isoform X2 translates to MIKSQNLLILLILISFSLSIISQKLINCTHSCPGAQINPVPYPFGFSSGCQIQLNCTSDGSILIGEFPVQQINPDGLTVSLPAMCSRPLDALSHLYGEHYAPMSTNAILMENCTEETKNCMVPMATVQTHLKTCSDTLGTYGNVSCYSGDVTSMFLEYENVTRMGCQYLFSGVASEISGDSKVVSIDAQVVKLGWWLKGSCDCSHDADCTNILSPLDGSDGYRCRCKSGIDGDGYKASSGCGEVKGLSSGIMGIMLMLLVILCRKKRLWENLVALRLGTTTNHDIEIFIRNIGHIAPKRFKYSEIKKMTNSFYEKLGQGGYGSVYKGHMPDGQLVAVKLLSKAIGNGQDFINEVASIGRTSHVNVVTLIGFCFDGKKRALVYVLMSKGSLDKFLRGDICRLEWNTLFQIAKGIARGLEYLHQHCNMRIIHFDIKPHNILLDEDFVPKISDFGLAKLCKRKESLVSVTGARGTAGYMAPEVFFKSFGGASHKSDVYSYGMMVLEMTGARKKNKSNDTSMSEAYFPDWIYKKVESGDNLGVDGVTTEEEEELARKLVMVSLWCIQSDPLDRPSISKVVEMLEGSFQSLQVPPRRFWSSPARHTQDNSPSATQCLSSQGELKMQATEEESSS, encoded by the exons ATGATCAAGTCACAGAATCTCTTGATACTTTTGATCTTGATTTCATTTTCACTCTCCATTATATCTCAAAAGCTCATTAACTGTACCCACTCATGCCCCGGCGCCCAAATTAATCCCGTCCCCTACCCATTCGGCTTCTCCTCTGGCTGCCAAATCCAGCTCAATTGCACATCCGATGGCTCCATTTTAATCGGTGAATTCCCTGTTCAACAAATTAACCCGGATGGGTTAACCGTCAGCCTTCCCGCCATGTGCAGCCGCCCCCTTGACGCCCTCAGCCACCTGTATGGAGAACACTATGCTCCGATGTCTACCAACGCGATCCTCATGGAAAACTGCACCGAAGAGACCAAGAATTGTATGGTTCCGATGGCGACGGTACAAACCCATCTCAAGACTTGCAGCGACACGCTGGGTACTTACGGAAACGTGAGTTGTTACTCTGGTGATGTTACTAGTATGTTTCTTGAATATGAAAACGTGACAAGGATGGGATGTCAGTATTTGTTTTCCGGCGTTGCCTCGGAGATTAGTGGGGATAGCAAGGTGGTGTCTATAGATGCTCAAGTAGTTAAGTTAGGGTGGTGGCTTAAGGGGAGTTGCGACTGTTCTCATGATGCTGATTGTACAAATATTTTGTCTCCGTTGGATGGAAGCGATGGGTATCGGTGTAGGTGTAAAAGCGGTATTGACGGCGATGGGTACAAAGCCAGCTCCGGTTGCGGGGAAGTGAAAG GACTCTCAAGTGGCATTATGGGAATCATGCTCATGTTGTTGGTGATACTTTGTCGAAAAAAGAGGTTATGGGAAAATCTAGTTGCTCTTAGGCTG GGAACCACAACAAATCATGATATTGAAATATTCATAAGGAACATTGGACATATAGCCCCGAAAAGATTCAAGTATTCGGAAATCAAGAAAATGACAAACTCATTTTATGAGAAACTAGGGCAAGGAGGGTATGGAAGTGTCTACAAAGGACATATGCCTGATGGGCAACTAGTTGCAGTAAAGCTCTTAAGTAAAGCCATTGGAAATGGACAAGATTTCATCAATGAAGTCGCTAGTATCGGTAGAACTTCTCATGTCAACGTAGTCACACTCATAGGCTTCTGCTTTGACGGAAAAAAAAGAGCCCTGGTATATGTGCTCATGTCAAAAGGATCCTTGGATAAGTTTTTACGTGGTGATATATGTCGTCTAGAGTGGAACACGTTATTCCAGATTGCAAAAGGGATTGCACGAGGTCTAGAGTACCTACATCAGCATTGTAACATGAGGATTATTCATTTTGACATAAAGCCTCATAACATTCTATTAGACGAAGACTTTGTTCCAAAAATATCCGACTTCGGGTTGGCTAAGTTGTGCAAGAGGAAAGAGAGTCTTGTATCTGTAACGGGAGCAAGAGGTACCGCTGGATACATGGCCCCTGAAGTATTTTTCAAGAGTTTTGGAGGCGCTTCACATAAATCTGATGTATATAGCTATGGGATGATGGTTCTTGAAATGACAGGTGCACGTAAAAAGAACAAGTCTAACGACACAAGCATGAGTGAAGCATATTTTCCGGATTGGATATACAAGAAAGTAGAAAGTGGAGATAATCTAGGGGTTGATGGGGTGACAaccgaagaagaagaggaattagctAGGAAGTTGGTGATGGTGAGCCTGTGGTGCATCCAGTCTGATCCATTGGATCGACCATCGATAAGTAAAGTTGTGGAGATGTTAGAAGGAAGCTTTCAATCATTACAAGTTCCACCTAGACGTTTTTGGTCGTCTCCCGCAAGGCATACGCAAGACAATTCTCCATCAGCCACACAGTGTTTAAGTAGCCAGGGAGAACTAAAAATGCAGGCTACAGAAGAAGAATCATCTTCCTAA